The window CGGGCACGCTCTCATCTATTATGGCCGGCATGGATAGTAGAACCTGATCCCTCTCGTTTGAGAGCTCCTCCACTACCTTCTCCAGCAGCTCTATCCTCTCCCCCAGCTCCTTGGCGGTCCTTATGAGCTCCTCCCTCTCCCCCGGATCGGCCCTGGGGATGGCCCTGTTCACCTCATTCCTCCTTTCCCTGAGGGAGTTAAGCTCCGTGACTGCCTCTCTCCACCTCCTATCCAGCTCCAATGCTCTCTCCAGAGTATCGAGTGGGAGGAACCTCTTCCTGAGGTTCTCCCTCAGTATCTCAGGGTTCCTCCTCAGCGCCTCGAGTATCGACCAGCTCAGCTTCGCACCCAGCCTCCGGCTTTTCCAGCAATTTTAAAGGTTGCCAGTTTGAATCTGCCTGGAGAAGGCGGGTCCCTGGATGGCCATGAGAGAGGGGGCCAGGGAGGAGAGCTTAGATGATCTCGGGCTCTCCCCCATTCCCAGGATCACTAGATCACCCTCGGCAGGCCTGAGGGAATTTTCGAGCAGCCTATCATCGTTAGGAGCATATTTGGAGACCATCTCCCCAGTCTCCGGAAAGATCAAGGTCCCTCCCTGCTTCCTCAGTATCACAGCCCCCTTCCCGCCGGCCCTAACCGCCTCATCCCTCAGCTCCAGCACATCCGAGTAATTGACGCACCTGACCAGCGTGGCGTAGGCATCCCCCTTTATTATCTCCCTCAACTCTATTTTCACAGGCCCGATTAAACATTCTCTGAGATTCTTCACCTTCTTAACACCTAAATCGGTTAGGAAGCATCCCTCCTTCCTGCAATCCACCCACCCCATCTCCCTCAGCTTGCTAAGGAGGTTCCTGACGCTCCCCTCGCCGAGCTCCATCAGTTGAGATATCCTCTTCCTCCCCAGCCGGCCCTCCTCCAGCAGAAACAGCAGGAGGAGTGCGTGCAGTAGATTGTAATTCGGTAGCGGGCCGGGTAGCCTCTCCATCGCGTACTTGAGCTCACTCAGGACCATCAATTCATCCTGAAGTGGAGCGCAAATATTATAAGCTTTATGGATGGATTATCCATCCATAGATCCGTATGAGCGGGAGGACTCTCAAGGCCGTGGCTATCCTATCCTTGCTCTGGGCGCTCGTCATGACATCCCTCTACCTCCAGCAGGTCCTCCTACCGCAGCGGGGGAGCGAGAGGCTCATAAGGGTTGACATAGGGATCAAGTACAAGAACGGGACCGTGGAGTGGCATAACTCCACCTCCCTGAGGAGCGGCGCGACGCTCCTGGAGGCCACCGCCAAGGTGGCTGAGGTGAGCTACACGGAGCACCCGGGCATGGGATGCTTCGTGGATTCGATAAACGGTGTGAGGAACGAGCACCCCTATTACTGGATCTGGTGGTATTGGGACAGGAGCTCCGGTTGGATGCTCGGTCCAGTGGCTGCTGACAAGTACGCCCTCTCTGACGGTGAGATCGTGATCTGGTTCTACGAGGACACCAGCCAGTACCCACCACAGAAGCCCTGACATCTTTTTTCCTTAGAGGGTGGCTATATACGTCAGAAGACCCATTATAGATGTTGCGATGCCGAGAAGAGTATGGATTAGTCTCAGATACCTTATTTTTCTTAGGAGAGGCTTCCTCTGAGCCAGGAGGAGGCTCACCCCAGTTAAGAGTGTCGCCGCCCCGTACCAGAGGGAGATGTAGCCCAAGGCGTGATGATCCAGCACTATCAGAAGCTCGTTCACCTTCTCCCCACCGGGAACAGGTATATTGGATCCTCTTCACACCCTACTATCGACTTGAGCTGATCATCGTGGAAGGCTCCCACAGCCACAGTGCCCAGCCCCAGGGCGGTCGCCTGAAGGTATATGTTCTGGCCCACGTGACCGGCCTCCATGTAGACGTACCTCTCCCCCCTCGCGCCGTAACGCGATGTCGTTCTGCTGAAGTCCGCCGTTATTATTATGCATGCGGCTGCCCTCCTCACCCACTCCTGGTTCAGGGATGCCCTGTAGATATCCGATGAGAAGTCCCCCTCCTTCACGAGCTCCAGTGAGTGCGTGAGGGGATCATAGTGATATATGCCGGCCGGTAGTCCCACGACTCCTCCACGCCTGACCGAGACGTAGAGTTCGAGCGGATATGTTGCCCCCGCGCTGGGGGCTGTCCTGAAACCGCTCGATGGCAACGTTATCCCCTGGGCCGCCCAGAGGAGCTGCCCGAGCTCTGCCAGCGTGAGCGGGTCGTTCCTGTACTCCCTCACGGATCTCCTCCTGCTGAGGGCCTCCTCCACGGAAACCTCCCCCTTGAGAACGGGATCCGGGAGCTTCACGCCACCCAGGACCTGTTGCTCCTTCCTCACCTCCCTGAAGCTGACGGCGCCCGTCAGGATCAGGAGGAGGATCGTGAGGAGCATGAAGGTGAGGGATATCAAGATGCTCTCTCCAGCAGGGGGGTACCTCACGGGCTCACCGGGAGGAAAGGCTTATATAAGCCTTAGCCGACGGTCACCCGGTGCTCGACATGGGTGACCGACTTTGCTGAGCTGATGGTCTTCAACACCCTCTCGAGGAGACTCGAGCCCTTCGAGCCCCTGGTTGGGAGAAGGGTCTTCATGTTCGTCTGCGGTCCCACGGTCTACGATTACTCTCACCTTGGGCACGCCAGGACTTACGTTTTCTACGATACGCTGGCCAGGTTCCTCAGGAGGTTGGGTTACTCGCTCTTCTACCTCCAGAACATAACGGACGTTGATGATAAGATAGTGAACAGGGCCCTGGAGGAGGGCAGGCACCCGATCGAACTGGCCAGGGAGTTCGAGAGCCACTACTATGAGGACATGAGGGCCCTTAACGTGACCAGCGTGAACCTCTACGCTAGGGCCTCTGACTACATCAAGGAGATATTCGAGCAGATAGAGGGGCTCCTCAGGAGGGGCAACGCCTACGTGACGGAGAGTGGGGTCTACTTCGATATAACCACCTTCCCCGACTATGGGAGGCTATCGGGTCAGAGGCCTGAGGATCTCAGGGTCCATAGGATAGAGCCCGATCCCACCAAGAGGAACCCCGGGGACTTCGCCCTCTGGAGGAACAGGCCCAGGGAGGAGTTCGGCTGGGAATCACCCTGGGGCTACGGCAGACCGGGCTGGCACATAGAGGACACGGCCATCTCCATGAAGCACTTCGGCAAGCAGTATGACATACATGGAGGTGCCATCGAGCTCTCATTCCCACATCACGAGGCGGAGATAGCGCAGGCCGAGAGCCTGACGGGTGAGAAACCTTTCGTGAAGTACTGGATCCACACGGGCCTGCTGACCGTGGAGGGGGAGAAGATGTCGAAGTCCCTGGGGAACTTCGTCACGATAAGGGAGGCCCTCGGAAGGTACGATGCTAATGCGCTCAGGCTATTCCTCCTCTCCAGGCATTACAGGTCACCCATAGACTTCAGATGGGATCACCTGGAGCAGGCGAAGGGGAGTTACGAGAGGATACTGAACTGCCTAGAGAACTTCAGGAGGATCGAGACGGGCGAGAGCAAGGATGAGGGGAGTTTTCTCAGGAGAGTCAGGGAGAGGAGGAGCGCGTTCCTCAGGAGCATGATGGACGACCTGAACACGGCCGAAGCGATAGGTGAGCTTCATGAGCTTGTCAGGGAGGTGAACGCTTACTCCGAGAGGGAGGGGAAGATCAGCGATGAAGGGAAGTCCGAGGTCCTGGCTGTCTTCTCCGAGATATTCGACATCTTGGGGCTGAGGATTGAGAGGGGCTCCGATGAGGGCACGCTCAGTGCCCTGATCTCCCTCGTGCTCAGCATAAGGGAGACCCTGAGGGCCAGGAGGGAGTACGATCTGGCCGATGAGATAAGGGCCAGGCTGAGGGATCTCGGCTTCGAGGTGCAGGATACCCCTAAGGGGGTGAGGTGGAGGTTCCTGGGGAGGCCATGAGGTCCGCCGGACCGGGGAGCCTTTTTAGTAAAATATTTTTACCATGCTGGGGGTGCGATCCGATTCGGCAGGTAAACTTTTTAATTGATCAGCCTGACCGGGCCCCGGGTGATGAAGGTGCTCTGGGAACTGGTGATAGCCGCATCGACCATTTCGGGCATCTTGATCGCCCTGCTCCTAAGGTATCTCATAGCCAGAATGAACCCTGGAAACGAGAGGATGGTCAGGATAAGCCAGGCCATAAGGAGGGGATCCAAGGCCTACCTGCACAGGCAGTACAAGGTCATCCTCTCAGTCATGGTGGTGATAGGCGCTTTCGTCTACATTTTGGACCTCATTCAGCATGGAGGCATCCCTTACGTCTCCATGTCCTTCATGCTTGGCACGATCGCCTCGCTGCTCGCTGGCTACATCTCAATGGATGCCGCCACCATAACAAACACCAGGGTGGCTCAGGCGGCGAGAGAGAGTAAGGAGAAGCCCCTGATAGTGGCCTACCTGGGTGGTCTCGTCCTCGGACTCATGGTCGTCTCCATGAGCCTAGCAGGGGTTTCCGGCATGTTCTTCCTCTACTGGTGGCTGAACGGATGGAGCAACGTAGAGAGGATACCGACGCTCATCATGGGCTTCGGCTTCGGTGCGAGCCTGGCAGCGCTGTTCGCGCAGCTGGGAGGGGGAATATACACGAAGGCCGCCGATGTGGGAGCGGATCTCGTTGGGAAGGTTGAGGCCGGCATACCCGAGGACGATCCGAGAAATCCAGCTGTGATAGCAGATAACGTTGGAGATAACGTTGGAGACTGCGCAGGTAGAGGAGCCGATCTGTTCGAGTCAATATCCGCTGAGAACATAGGATCCATGATAATAGGGTCCGCCATGTACCTGCTCACGAGGAACATTTACTTCATATTCTTCCCGCTAGTGGCCAGAGCCATGGGGATCGTGGGCACGCTCGTGGGCTCCCTCTTCATCAAGCCCAGGGAGGGTGAGATGCCGGTATCTGCGATGAGGAGGGCTCTCATAGCCTCCGTGATAACGACGGCCATACTATTCTACTTGGTGACCTCCTGGTTCGGGGAGGGTCATGAGTACCTCTATCTCGCCTCCCTTCTGGGGATGGCCGCCGCCCTGATAATAGAGTTGGCGATAGAGTACTACACCGAGATCCACGGACCCGTGCTGGAGATAGTGAAGTCCACCGAGACGGGTCCGGCCACTACAATACTGTCCGGCCTCGCGGTCGGGATGGAGGCACCGGCCGTACCGGTGATATCGGTGCTCGCGGCTCTGGGAGCCTCCTACTACCTCGGGGGAATATACGGGCAGCTCAATGGAATACCGGCCCACTTCGCGGGCATCTATGGGACTGTAGCCGCCACGATAGGGATGCTCTCACTCACGGGCATAATACTGGCGATGGACGGCTACGGGCCAATAGCAGATAACGCCAGCGGTATAATAGAGATGGCTGGCATAGAGGAGGAGGTCGGAAGCGAGGTGAAGGATGTTCTGGACGCAGCTGGAAACACCACGAAGTCCTTGGCCAAGGGGTTCGCGATGGGAAGCGCCGCAATGGCCTCGCTCCTCCTCTTCCAAGCCTACGTTGACGTGGTGAAGATAGAGGAATTCAACCTCATGCAGCCGGTGACCCTGGTGGGACTACTGGCCGGAGCGATACTGCCTTTCTTCTTCTCGAGCAGGGCTATAAGGGCCGTAGGCAAAACGGCTTGGGAGATGATAAAGGAGGTGAGGAGACAGTTCAGGGAGATCCCTGGGATACTCGAGGGAAGAAATGAGCCAGATTACGCTAAGTGCGTTGATATCAGTACGAGAGCCGCTCAGAAGGAGATGATAGTTCCTAGCTTGGTCTCTCTGATAGCCCCCATAGTGGTGGGGATCCTGCTCGGCCCCGTCTCGCTGGGAGGTTTCCAGATAGGGGTAACGGCCGCCGGTATAATGCTGGCCTTCCTCATGAACACTGGGGGAGCCGCATGGGACAACGCGAAGAAGTACATAGAGAGGAGTGGAAGGAAGGGATCAGATGAGCACAAGGCCTCGGTGATAGGGGACACAGTGGGAGATCCGCTCAAGGACACGGCGGGCCCCAGCCTGCACGTGCTCCTGAAGCTCGTGAACAACGTATCCATCGTGATGGGATCCGCCATTGTCCTTTACTCGTTACACCTGCTTGGGTAAAGTCAACATTTTCACTCACCAAATTTTTATGCGGCCGCGATGCCCCACGGTGATCGAGCCATGGAGAGGTCTAAGGCGTACAAAGCGATAGCGCTCTTCGGACTCGTCAGCCTCCTGGGGGATGTCGTCTACGAGGGAGCCAGGGGGGTCATCCCATCTTATCTAGCCTACCTAGGCGCATCAGCGCTCCTAGTGGGCCTGATATCCGGATTCTCCGAGTTCATAGCCCTCACCCTCAGGCTGGTGGCGGGCATACTCGTCGATTTGACAAGGTCCCACTGGAAGTTCTATGTCCTGGGTTACGCCCTGATAGTCTCGATACCTCTTATAGGCCTCTCCAATGCTCTGCCCGTGGTCATAACGCTCATAATGATCGAGAGAATAGCGAAGGCCATAAGGTCGCCGGCGAGGGATTCTCTTATATCCATCATCTCCAAGGGAGTGGGCTCTGG is drawn from Candidatus Korarchaeota archaeon NZ13-K and contains these coding sequences:
- a CDS encoding DUF4443 domain-containing protein translates to MVLSELKYAMERLPGPLPNYNLLHALLLLFLLEEGRLGRKRISQLMELGEGSVRNLLSKLREMGWVDCRKEGCFLTDLGVKKVKNLRECLIGPVKIELREIIKGDAYATLVRCVNYSDVLELRDEAVRAGGKGAVILRKQGGTLIFPETGEMVSKYAPNDDRLLENSLRPAEGDLVILGMGESPRSSKLSSLAPSLMAIQGPAFSRQIQTGNL
- a CDS encoding cysteine--tRNA ligase — encoded protein: MVFNTLSRRLEPFEPLVGRRVFMFVCGPTVYDYSHLGHARTYVFYDTLARFLRRLGYSLFYLQNITDVDDKIVNRALEEGRHPIELAREFESHYYEDMRALNVTSVNLYARASDYIKEIFEQIEGLLRRGNAYVTESGVYFDITTFPDYGRLSGQRPEDLRVHRIEPDPTKRNPGDFALWRNRPREEFGWESPWGYGRPGWHIEDTAISMKHFGKQYDIHGGAIELSFPHHEAEIAQAESLTGEKPFVKYWIHTGLLTVEGEKMSKSLGNFVTIREALGRYDANALRLFLLSRHYRSPIDFRWDHLEQAKGSYERILNCLENFRRIETGESKDEGSFLRRVRERRSAFLRSMMDDLNTAEAIGELHELVREVNAYSEREGKISDEGKSEVLAVFSEIFDILGLRIERGSDEGTLSALISLVLSIRETLRARREYDLADEIRARLRDLGFEVQDTPKGVRWRFLGRP
- a CDS encoding sodium-translocating pyrophosphatase, which translates into the protein MKVLWELVIAASTISGILIALLLRYLIARMNPGNERMVRISQAIRRGSKAYLHRQYKVILSVMVVIGAFVYILDLIQHGGIPYVSMSFMLGTIASLLAGYISMDAATITNTRVAQAARESKEKPLIVAYLGGLVLGLMVVSMSLAGVSGMFFLYWWLNGWSNVERIPTLIMGFGFGASLAALFAQLGGGIYTKAADVGADLVGKVEAGIPEDDPRNPAVIADNVGDNVGDCAGRGADLFESISAENIGSMIIGSAMYLLTRNIYFIFFPLVARAMGIVGTLVGSLFIKPREGEMPVSAMRRALIASVITTAILFYLVTSWFGEGHEYLYLASLLGMAAALIIELAIEYYTEIHGPVLEIVKSTETGPATTILSGLAVGMEAPAVPVISVLAALGASYYLGGIYGQLNGIPAHFAGIYGTVAATIGMLSLTGIILAMDGYGPIADNASGIIEMAGIEEEVGSEVKDVLDAAGNTTKSLAKGFAMGSAAMASLLLFQAYVDVVKIEEFNLMQPVTLVGLLAGAILPFFFSSRAIRAVGKTAWEMIKEVRRQFREIPGILEGRNEPDYAKCVDISTRAAQKEMIVPSLVSLIAPIVVGILLGPVSLGGFQIGVTAAGIMLAFLMNTGGAAWDNAKKYIERSGRKGSDEHKASVIGDTVGDPLKDTAGPSLHVLLKLVNNVSIVMGSAIVLYSLHLLG
- a CDS encoding DUF4430 domain-containing protein: MSGRTLKAVAILSLLWALVMTSLYLQQVLLPQRGSERLIRVDIGIKYKNGTVEWHNSTSLRSGATLLEATAKVAEVSYTEHPGMGCFVDSINGVRNEHPYYWIWWYWDRSSGWMLGPVAADKYALSDGEIVIWFYEDTSQYPPQKP
- a CDS encoding SagB/ThcOx family dehydrogenase; translation: MLLTILLLILTGAVSFREVRKEQQVLGGVKLPDPVLKGEVSVEEALSRRRSVREYRNDPLTLAELGQLLWAAQGITLPSSGFRTAPSAGATYPLELYVSVRRGGVVGLPAGIYHYDPLTHSLELVKEGDFSSDIYRASLNQEWVRRAAACIIITADFSRTTSRYGARGERYVYMEAGHVGQNIYLQATALGLGTVAVGAFHDDQLKSIVGCEEDPIYLFPVGRR